The following coding sequences lie in one Candoia aspera isolate rCanAsp1 chromosome 11, rCanAsp1.hap2, whole genome shotgun sequence genomic window:
- the GINS3 gene encoding DNA replication complex GINS protein PSF3, whose protein sequence is MAQAYAPVEAALGPEENFLSLADILMSQERLPGRAKVAWPRLAAVLARAAAPDKALPEDSKLEIPLWLAKGLYDRRRILSVELPKVYKESWRTVFNADASVVDLHKLGPYYYGFGSQLLNFDSPENTELAQSILQTFIGRFRHIMDSSQNTFNEDTSALVARLDESERALFQTGQKGLHDFRCWEMGQASQITASSLVQNYKKRKFTDMDT, encoded by the exons ATGGCCCAGGCCTACGCGCCGGTGGAGGCCGCGCTCGGTCCCGAGGAGAACTTCCTTTCGCTGGCCGACATCCTCATGTCGCAGGAGCGGCTGCCGGGCCGGGCCAAGGTCGCCTGGCCTCGCTTAGCTGCTGTCCTGGCCAGGGCCGCCGCGCCCGACAAGGCGCTCCCAGAG GATTCAAAGTTGGAAATCCCCCTCTGGCTGGCCAAAGGCTTGTATGACAGGCGGAGGATTCTTTCTGTGGAGCTGCCAAAGGTTTACAAGGAGAGCTGGCGGACAGTGTTCAATGCTGATGCCAGTGTGGTGGACCTGCATAAATTGGGACCATATTACTATGGATTTGGGTCCCAGTTACTCAATTTTGACAGTCCTGAAAATACTGAGTTAGCCCAGTCCATATTACAG ACGTTTATTGGCCGTTTCCGTCACATCATGGACTCTTCCCAGAATACTTTCAATGAGGACACGTCTGCCTTGGTGGCCCGGCTGGATGAGTCAGAGCGAGCCTTATTTCAGACTGGCCAGAAGGGACTCCATGACTTCCGGTGCTGGGAAATGGGCCAGGCCTCCCAGATCACAGCTTCTAGCTTGGTccagaattacaaaaagagaaaaTTCACTGACATGGACACCTGA